In Candidatus Baltobacteraceae bacterium, a single window of DNA contains:
- a CDS encoding dienelactone hydrolase family protein, with protein MIERQVEIVTSAGRMDTFVTHPERDGPFPVIFFYMDAPGIREELRDMARRLASVGYVVVLPNLYYRAGTGTTLDQSTVRDEGGPERERMWQLMYSLTNALVMDDTRALFDFIDEQPYARTARIGCVGYCMSGQFVFTAAAEFPDRIAAMASLYGVGLVTDRPDSPHLRADRIAAEMYFGCAEVDSYAPPEVVVELERTLAATSAVFEVERYPGTEHGFAFPKRPVYDKAAAERHWERLFSLFRRCLD; from the coding sequence ATGATCGAACGCCAAGTCGAGATCGTCACGTCCGCGGGGCGCATGGACACGTTCGTCACGCACCCCGAACGCGACGGGCCCTTTCCGGTCATCTTCTTTTACATGGATGCGCCCGGCATTCGCGAGGAGTTGCGCGACATGGCTCGCCGCCTCGCGAGCGTCGGCTACGTGGTCGTGCTCCCGAACCTCTACTATCGCGCCGGGACCGGAACGACGCTGGATCAATCCACCGTGCGCGACGAAGGAGGACCCGAGCGCGAGCGGATGTGGCAACTCATGTACAGCCTCACCAACGCGCTCGTCATGGACGACACGCGAGCGCTCTTCGATTTTATCGATGAGCAACCGTACGCGCGCACGGCCCGCATCGGCTGCGTCGGCTACTGCATGAGCGGCCAATTCGTTTTTACGGCCGCGGCGGAGTTCCCCGATCGCATCGCCGCGATGGCCTCACTCTACGGCGTGGGGCTCGTGACCGACCGGCCCGATAGCCCGCACCTGCGTGCGGATCGCATCGCGGCCGAAATGTACTTCGGCTGTGCCGAGGTCGACAGCTACGCGCCGCCCGAGGTCGTCGTCGAACTCGAACGCACGCTGGCGGCAACGAGCGCGGTTTTCGAGGTCGAACGCTATCCGGGAACCGAGCACGGTTTCGCGTTTCCCAAACGACCGGTGTACGATAAAGCCGCCGCGGAACGGCACTGGGAACGGCTATTCTCGCTCTTTCGTCGCTGCCTCGATTAG
- a CDS encoding DUF2891 family protein: protein MSTLHEELAPRIAPVVLANLTTRYPYHDTHLVRAGEQPHDPTQAHPAFGNSFDWHSSVHSHWTAVQLLDHFTATHADVPERAALRAAVDENLDGACVAIETAYLVAYPWYERPYGRAWALLLASAAPSEALHDMAKRVAEAAVLWLRVLPEPVRHGVHANTAFALGLMLDSARVLRLETLERTIAERAQAWFANDCAWPEHWERSGNDFLSPGLAQADLMRRLLAPDAFARWWSAFLPGLSRESRILAVVDVPNVSDGQIVHLHGLNLSRAGMLSRIAKALGEPALLDHARRLYRAGVEHAISGDYLTTHWLATFAWDAATSIDRAS, encoded by the coding sequence ATGAGTACGCTGCACGAGGAGCTCGCGCCGCGGATCGCGCCGGTCGTGCTCGCCAACCTCACGACCCGCTATCCCTATCACGACACGCATCTCGTGCGTGCGGGCGAGCAGCCGCACGATCCGACGCAGGCACATCCCGCCTTCGGCAACTCCTTCGACTGGCACTCGAGCGTCCACTCACATTGGACCGCCGTACAATTGCTCGATCATTTCACCGCAACGCATGCAGATGTGCCGGAACGCGCCGCATTGCGCGCCGCCGTCGATGAAAATCTCGATGGCGCCTGCGTCGCGATCGAAACCGCGTATCTCGTTGCGTATCCGTGGTACGAACGCCCGTATGGCCGGGCCTGGGCCCTCCTTCTTGCATCTGCGGCACCGAGTGAAGCGCTTCACGACATGGCCAAACGCGTGGCGGAAGCCGCCGTCTTGTGGCTGCGCGTCTTGCCGGAGCCGGTCCGTCACGGTGTGCACGCCAACACCGCGTTCGCGCTCGGTCTCATGCTCGATTCGGCGCGCGTGCTCCGGCTGGAAACGTTGGAACGCACGATCGCCGAGCGCGCGCAAGCCTGGTTTGCGAACGACTGCGCGTGGCCCGAGCATTGGGAACGCAGCGGGAACGACTTTCTCTCGCCCGGGTTGGCGCAAGCCGATCTGATGCGCCGTCTGCTCGCCCCCGACGCGTTCGCGCGCTGGTGGAGCGCGTTCTTACCCGGTCTCTCGCGCGAGTCGCGAATCCTCGCGGTCGTCGACGTGCCCAACGTCAGCGATGGTCAGATCGTACATCTGCACGGCCTGAATCTTTCGCGCGCAGGAATGCTTTCGCGTATCGCAAAGGCGCTCGGAGAACCAGCGCTATTGGATCATGCGCGCCGGCTCTACCGCGCCGGCGTCGAGCACGCGATTTCCGGTGACTACCTGACCACGCATTGGCTCGCGACCTTCGCCTGGGATGCCGCCACGAGCATCGACCGCGCCTCGTAG
- a CDS encoding DUF969 family protein, whose protein sequence is MIVLLGVALVVVGFALRINPLLVVTVAGIVSALLAGLSPVHILEAFGTGFAASRSVTLAFLVLPVIGLLERYGLQQRARALIAQASALTAGRLLLLYLALRQLTAAFGLTSLGGTPQMVRPVIYPMAEGAAMRSFGEVPESVTEAIKANAAAADTIGDFFGEDCFVAIGSVLLITAYVNASYHLKLDPLQIALWAVPTAIAAFLIHGFRLLRLDARLAAMASDLQ, encoded by the coding sequence ATGATCGTTCTACTGGGCGTTGCGCTGGTCGTCGTCGGATTCGCGCTGCGCATCAATCCGCTGCTCGTCGTAACCGTCGCCGGCATCGTCTCCGCGTTGCTCGCCGGCTTGAGTCCGGTCCATATCCTCGAAGCGTTCGGCACGGGATTCGCTGCCAGCCGTTCCGTCACGCTCGCGTTCCTCGTCCTCCCGGTCATCGGACTCCTGGAGCGCTACGGGTTGCAGCAACGCGCGCGAGCGCTGATCGCGCAAGCCTCGGCGCTTACGGCGGGTCGCTTGCTGCTGCTCTACCTCGCGTTGCGCCAGTTGACGGCGGCTTTCGGCCTGACCAGCCTCGGCGGCACGCCGCAGATGGTGCGCCCGGTCATCTACCCGATGGCCGAAGGCGCCGCTATGCGTTCGTTTGGGGAGGTCCCGGAGAGCGTAACCGAGGCCATCAAAGCCAATGCCGCCGCGGCTGATACCATCGGCGACTTCTTCGGCGAAGATTGCTTTGTTGCCATCGGCTCGGTGCTGCTGATCACCGCCTACGTCAACGCGAGCTACCATCTCAAACTCGACCCGCTACAGATTGCGCTCTGGGCCGTGCCGACGGCGATCGCGGCGTTTCTGATTCACGGATTCCGGTTGCTGCGGCTCGATGCGCGTCTGGCTGCGATGGCGTCCGATTTGCAATGA
- a CDS encoding glucose 1-dehydrogenase has product MDYGLKGRSVIVTGASKGIGRATGLAFAREGANVVLFARGAHEVERAAGDAKDLPGTALAIAGDVTKAEDRERLVKTTVDRFGGIDVLVNNAGSIGAFAPFEDLTLENWRALFELNLFSVVGLIQLVLPHMRKVRRGRIINISSESAVQPDPVMNHYNASKAALNNLTKSLSKAVGADGILVNAVAPAFIKTPLVEEMLANLAREHGTTPAQAEQAFLKENRPNIVLGRAGTSEESAEAVLFLASDQASFITGSVLRVDGGSVATVSI; this is encoded by the coding sequence ATGGACTACGGGCTAAAGGGACGATCGGTTATCGTGACGGGCGCGAGCAAGGGCATCGGCCGCGCGACCGGTCTCGCGTTCGCGCGCGAGGGCGCGAACGTCGTCCTCTTCGCGCGCGGCGCGCACGAGGTCGAGAGGGCGGCTGGGGACGCGAAAGACTTGCCGGGTACGGCGCTTGCGATCGCGGGTGACGTGACCAAAGCCGAGGACCGCGAGCGCTTGGTGAAAACGACCGTCGATCGCTTCGGCGGAATCGATGTACTGGTCAACAACGCCGGCTCGATCGGAGCGTTTGCACCGTTCGAAGATCTCACGCTCGAAAACTGGCGCGCGCTCTTCGAGCTGAATCTGTTTTCGGTGGTGGGATTGATTCAGCTCGTGCTCCCGCACATGCGCAAAGTCAGGCGCGGGCGGATCATCAACATCTCATCGGAATCGGCGGTACAGCCCGATCCCGTCATGAACCACTACAATGCCTCGAAAGCCGCGCTCAACAATTTGACGAAGTCCCTCTCGAAGGCGGTCGGCGCGGACGGAATCCTCGTGAACGCGGTCGCACCCGCCTTCATCAAGACGCCGCTGGTGGAGGAGATGCTCGCAAATCTCGCGCGCGAGCACGGCACCACGCCGGCGCAGGCCGAGCAGGCATTTCTCAAAGAGAACCGGCCAAACATCGTGCTGGGCCGTGCCGGCACGTCCGAAGAATCGGCCGAAGCGGTGCTCTTTCTCGCCTCGGACCAGGCCTCGTTCATTACCGGCAGCGTGCTGCGCGTCGACGGCGGCTCCGTCGCAACCGTCTCGATCTGA
- a CDS encoding methionine synthase: protein MLFPTTIAGSLPKPSWLAETERLWPQWRQSGDALAEAMRDATRIALFEQARAGIDVVTDGEQSRDHFVHGFVAGLEGVDFSKKVRRGIRADRYEADCPSVVAPIRRPASVHAMEVGFARSVTDRSLKITIPGPMTIVDTLYDSFYGSRRDLAFAFAEVIHDEILDLCALGVDVVQLDEPAFNVYFEEVDEWGIDALNAAVRDVSCKTAVHVCYGYGIQANNDWKRSLGAKWDQYDIVLPMLARSNVDQVAIELAGSRVPPHVLAHLKAKSVAVGCIDVASDEIETPEDVVRTMETALEYLPAEAISPTTNCGMAPMSRDVAYAKLRALGEGARSMRARYVSAPARG from the coding sequence ATGCTTTTCCCGACCACGATTGCCGGCAGCCTCCCGAAGCCATCCTGGCTCGCCGAAACCGAACGCCTCTGGCCGCAGTGGCGCCAGAGCGGAGACGCGCTCGCCGAAGCGATGCGCGACGCAACACGGATCGCGCTCTTCGAGCAGGCGCGCGCGGGGATCGACGTGGTGACCGACGGCGAACAGTCCCGCGACCACTTCGTGCATGGCTTCGTCGCCGGTCTGGAAGGTGTCGACTTTTCGAAGAAGGTGCGGCGCGGTATCCGCGCCGATCGCTATGAAGCCGATTGCCCGAGCGTCGTCGCCCCGATTCGCCGCCCGGCGAGCGTGCACGCGATGGAGGTGGGCTTCGCTCGCAGCGTGACCGATCGTTCGCTGAAGATCACGATTCCCGGGCCGATGACGATCGTGGATACGCTGTACGACAGCTTCTACGGCTCGCGGCGCGATCTCGCGTTCGCCTTCGCCGAGGTGATCCACGACGAGATCCTCGATCTGTGCGCGCTCGGCGTCGACGTCGTTCAGCTCGACGAACCCGCCTTCAACGTGTATTTCGAAGAGGTCGACGAGTGGGGCATCGACGCGCTCAATGCCGCCGTTCGCGACGTATCGTGCAAGACGGCGGTCCACGTCTGCTACGGCTACGGGATTCAGGCGAACAACGACTGGAAGCGTTCGCTCGGGGCGAAGTGGGATCAGTACGACATCGTGCTTCCGATGCTGGCGCGCAGCAACGTCGACCAGGTCGCGATCGAGCTCGCGGGTTCGCGCGTCCCGCCGCACGTGCTTGCGCATCTGAAGGCGAAGTCGGTCGCGGTCGGCTGCATCGACGTCGCTTCCGACGAGATCGAGACGCCGGAAGACGTCGTGCGAACGATGGAAACGGCACTCGAATATCTGCCGGCGGAAGCCATCAGCCCGACTACGAACTGCGGCATGGCCCCGATGTCACGTGACGTCGCCTACGCAAAGCTGCGCGCCCTGGGCGAAGGAGCGCGTTCGATGCGAGCGCGCTACGTTTCGGCTCCCGCGCGAGGATGA
- a CDS encoding DoxX family protein: MFHLEHFTDYGLVLMRLMAGAIYADSGFDDLKDPDARSKSIGMPKGFVVFLAVAEIAGGAGVILGVLQQLAAIGLIFIMLGAIQKKIFVWKTGFWGKEGYGWYYDLTLISVLLVILFTDGGRFVILR, encoded by the coding sequence ATGTTTCATCTCGAGCATTTCACCGATTATGGTCTGGTGCTCATGCGGTTGATGGCCGGCGCGATCTACGCGGACAGCGGCTTCGACGACCTCAAGGACCCGGACGCGCGCAGCAAGAGCATCGGGATGCCGAAGGGGTTCGTCGTTTTTCTAGCAGTGGCCGAGATCGCCGGCGGCGCGGGAGTGATCTTGGGTGTACTGCAGCAGCTCGCGGCGATCGGATTGATTTTCATCATGCTCGGCGCGATCCAGAAGAAGATCTTCGTCTGGAAGACCGGCTTCTGGGGCAAAGAGGGCTATGGCTGGTACTACGACCTCACGCTGATCTCGGTGCTGCTGGTGATTCTCTTCACCGACGGCGGCCGCTTCGTGATCTTGCGTTAG
- a CDS encoding DNA starvation/stationary phase protection protein, which translates to METTTLSQFQARLGTPSDLSEDARAEINKALLPLTADVMALFLKTKNYHWHVSGSHYKEYHELLDEHATQIFAMIDVLAERSRKLGQPTLRSVGQVAKVTRVDDDDREYVEPHAMLRALVEDNKDLLSRMRALHGTVDDLGDVATASLLEVFIDETERRIWFLYETATGEQYTN; encoded by the coding sequence ATGGAAACGACAACACTCTCCCAATTCCAAGCGCGCCTGGGCACCCCGTCCGATCTTTCAGAGGACGCCCGTGCCGAGATCAACAAGGCGCTGCTTCCGCTCACGGCCGACGTCATGGCGCTCTTTCTAAAAACGAAGAATTACCATTGGCACGTCTCCGGCAGCCACTACAAGGAATATCACGAACTCCTCGACGAGCACGCCACGCAGATCTTTGCGATGATCGACGTGCTCGCCGAACGCTCGCGTAAGCTCGGTCAGCCGACGCTTCGCAGCGTCGGCCAGGTGGCGAAGGTCACGCGCGTCGATGACGACGACCGGGAGTACGTGGAGCCGCACGCGATGTTGCGCGCGCTCGTCGAAGACAACAAGGATCTGCTCAGCCGCATGCGCGCGCTGCACGGAACCGTGGATGACCTCGGCGACGTCGCCACCGCTTCATTGCTCGAGGTCTTCATCGACGAGACCGAACGGCGCATCTGGTTCCTCTACGAGACTGCCACCGGCGAACAGTACACTAATTAG
- a CDS encoding DUF979 domain-containing protein translates to MIGPEWIYWLLGGFFFVVGVQIAFDRAHPKRWPTAAFWCLFGASICAGDHVPSWLLGAVVILAALLAGFGLTGRGTVRTTSETEREASAARKRNLLLVPALTIPFVTVLVALGGGHVTIGAKPLLAPGSQTLIGLGVATIAALAVGWMLLRPRNPGVAFVEGRRLLEAIGWAALLPQMLATLGLLFTQAGVGTQVGLIAQHVVPEHSRLFAVIVYAVGMAAFTMIMGNAFAAFPIMTAAVGWPILVVQLGAHPAPMFAIGMLAGFCGTLCTPMAANFNLVPPALLEMRDKYGQIKVQIPTAIALFVVNLCLMLLVPFR, encoded by the coding sequence ATGATCGGCCCCGAGTGGATCTACTGGCTGCTCGGCGGCTTCTTCTTCGTCGTCGGCGTGCAAATCGCGTTCGATCGCGCGCATCCCAAGCGCTGGCCGACCGCCGCATTTTGGTGCCTGTTCGGCGCGTCGATCTGCGCGGGGGATCACGTCCCGTCGTGGCTTCTCGGGGCCGTCGTGATTCTCGCCGCGCTGCTCGCGGGCTTCGGATTGACCGGGCGCGGCACGGTCCGCACCACGAGCGAAACCGAACGCGAAGCGAGCGCCGCGCGCAAGCGCAACCTACTCCTCGTTCCCGCGCTGACCATTCCGTTCGTCACCGTGCTCGTCGCGCTCGGCGGCGGGCACGTCACGATCGGCGCAAAGCCGCTGCTGGCTCCCGGTTCGCAAACGCTGATCGGGCTCGGCGTCGCGACGATCGCGGCGCTCGCGGTCGGATGGATGCTCCTGCGGCCGCGGAATCCGGGCGTCGCGTTCGTCGAGGGCAGACGGCTGCTCGAAGCAATCGGATGGGCAGCGCTGCTTCCGCAAATGCTCGCGACTTTGGGACTCCTCTTCACCCAAGCCGGTGTCGGAACGCAAGTCGGCTTGATCGCGCAACACGTCGTCCCCGAACACTCGCGTCTGTTCGCCGTGATCGTCTACGCGGTCGGCATGGCCGCGTTCACGATGATCATGGGCAATGCGTTCGCCGCCTTTCCGATCATGACCGCAGCGGTCGGATGGCCGATCCTGGTGGTGCAGCTCGGGGCGCATCCGGCGCCGATGTTTGCGATCGGCATGCTCGCCGGATTCTGCGGCACGCTCTGCACGCCGATGGCGGCCAACTTCAATCTCGTACCGCCGGCGCTGCTCGAGATGCGCGATAAGTACGGGCAGATCAAAGTGCAGATTCCGACCGCGATCGCGCTCTTCGTGGTAAACCTCTGTCTCATGCTGCTCGTTCCGTTCCGATGA
- a CDS encoding GNAT family N-acetyltransferase, giving the protein MELQRLIETSVRGLQAGDYSAAQIEAAIVEVYGVDTTLIADGTYFVAEIPADETRQRNIVGCGGWSRRKTLFGGDQWHGHDELLLDPVREAAKIRAFFVHPSWARRGIGTLILDACERAALAEGFRRLEMAATLTGVKFYEARGYARRETFDVQLGVGRAIEVVRMEKCM; this is encoded by the coding sequence GTGGAGCTGCAGCGCCTGATCGAGACGTCCGTCCGAGGATTGCAGGCGGGAGATTATTCCGCCGCTCAGATCGAAGCGGCTATCGTCGAAGTGTATGGCGTCGACACCACGCTGATCGCTGACGGCACGTATTTCGTAGCCGAGATTCCGGCGGACGAGACGCGGCAGCGGAACATCGTGGGTTGCGGCGGTTGGAGCCGGCGCAAGACGCTCTTCGGCGGCGATCAGTGGCATGGACACGACGAGTTGCTGCTCGATCCGGTGCGCGAGGCCGCAAAGATCCGAGCGTTCTTCGTGCATCCGTCATGGGCGCGGCGCGGCATTGGGACGCTCATTCTTGACGCTTGCGAGCGCGCCGCGCTTGCCGAGGGTTTTCGACGGCTCGAGATGGCTGCAACGCTCACCGGTGTGAAGTTTTACGAGGCTCGGGGATACGCGCGGCGTGAAACGTTCGATGTGCAGCTGGGCGTCGGACGAGCAATCGAAGTGGTGCGAATGGAGAAATGCATGTAA
- a CDS encoding YdeI/OmpD-associated family protein, with protein sequence MAKQRGGPVHNLPADFRKAIESDAIAKEVWADITPLARNEWICWVTSAKKDETRQKRITVGLDKMRKGMRRPCCWPGCPHR encoded by the coding sequence ATGGCAAAGCAGCGGGGCGGCCCGGTTCACAACCTGCCCGCCGACTTCCGCAAAGCAATCGAGTCCGACGCGATCGCGAAGGAAGTGTGGGCCGACATCACGCCGCTGGCCCGCAACGAGTGGATCTGCTGGGTTACGTCCGCGAAGAAAGACGAAACCAGGCAAAAGCGCATAACCGTCGGGCTCGACAAGATGCGCAAGGGCATGCGCCGTCCGTGCTGCTGGCCCGGCTGCCCTCACCGCTAG